In one window of Ovis aries strain OAR_USU_Benz2616 breed Rambouillet chromosome 3, ARS-UI_Ramb_v3.0, whole genome shotgun sequence DNA:
- the LOC105614928 gene encoding polycystin family receptor for egg jelly-like, translating into MKRLISWAAGIPLTTLTPGHSGPRTTPAVTPARALAAPRPGRPAPCTPRALHAPRPARPAPCTPRALHAPRPARPAPCTPCPLALRPAPPTQLAPGAAMGPGPALLLLGLGLGLGCGPGRRPPPPAPAQAPGSPARGLPVPTPASAGPAPSDTRALVQARRPEAALRSVTAPRAPGERGAGFGGLGAGRARVSLRARAAPGGGIFLSGRRGLCLPAGGPPSLAPRCLRAHVQVRARRAAANAAPAPAPAPVDLQLSAPGGRLSLRWLSRLPRSLGPLEWTFRLGLLGPAAAQSRALPRRALPRGRRSYPGFVARTECPTDGPTPVFLVAVGPNSSEPTESSVSCQVSGPMTCKLDPVRINRNDDKPVRLTRDMGDTFNVTVILFCPVQEYYRRMWYIYRVPYVGAVPDWTKPMQKPRVKVDRRATVLTILPYSFTWGVYLFNFSVVVTTRDPRVPGQKGSDSIYVVIFRRPLNAVISGPSNITSNFTDGVTLNGNKSSDPEETDPLEKERLKFLWYCTTNRKDYDRQKITVISKKVCLPEQVDLKWTWASGPILTLSPETLQGGRVYFFRLVIQKTGRSAFADATLRVLQGEPVASISCIENCDQVLVLSERFSLSLDCTGCTAGRDVYRWSILTSSGQEVPFDWTGQTSTGRHGAYVSIKAFAFWSFKEDKFWISLNAATWSGVTLVLRYPFIIHHVPITIDCKIVPEKGISFITQFVVICTHFKHKNIVLTYKIIVPDVHGFGEISSLKENNFGSILYLGKNSTLPPSFLPVGVLDSHYALKIIAQAYNTSLGAFSQVNLYATVRPPTDVKSSTTVLEELSNFTTGPNSSLSTLLQQQDFLNASYLIYVVASVMNSMKTDTSLQADKIKLREHLFNQTLILPINTLVNISQVVMAVTKLTEKTSEISAFSQKLAIVRAWQASQALQDSHQRDKSISSEQIESVCTGILTTLSNILKLLVHYEVFEEPFHVVESLADTVLAVKVPENETTALRTSNFKMHVKKTEKWNVTKFFSTQKHCQNCFYPTLNVNSVASLPANAPISTMFCEFADDPFPWLNHGENILTQVVGFRMTGVEVTGDVIEMPPDAVEVYLIRKNLSFGTFNLTVGPSSEPYAADESLAKTTGAFSFVVDSAEGRDVLIHILTDVSVLFTVSVYAGREITPKSFMTSYLVPHKIPPIANESDLFDPECPVKEARVVCLPAALVQVIAQRTSSSECTIAVVLQAPRFVINPNNKLVRISVFSTECLDMLGIQSDWREDTCVVGEKTTWQRVHCMCKNPRRAKRQLDIIKQANLRLRTHYLTANVIVVPNPVDLRVEAVKNVTQNPVTLFTVLLIMLLYLILAFWALHRDETDQYLREHVIVLLDNDPDDNVCYLVTVFTGSRCGSGTRANVFIQLHGTEGSSDVHCLSHPQFTTLYRGSICTFLLATQKDLGDIHSLRVWHNNEGRSPEWYLSRIKVENLFTRHIWLFMCREWLSIDTSLDRTFHVTPPDKPLKKMDFFLIDFSYKLGRSHLWFSVFSGVISTPFNRLQRLSCCLAMLLSTLLCNIMFFNLEKENEGETQERRFTELILIGLKSAFITLPVQLVIISLFIYSQRRPRVTLSEVTPRKHPLQRPASEHWEERLGNWHAYETAKASSQEPVSKRHRAKPKASVNVTSKRQPPAKQAESKVSLIKSKVSRTQSKVSRTQSKVSRTQSKVSRAQSKVSGKQHQVSHTQEKNINTNNPNIEDDTNVSEEKQPSQTRIVLPRWCVCIAWVLVFLICSISSFFIIFYGLSYSYEKSIAWLFASFCAFFLSVFLVQMSKIIFISAYRTSKAKYGKNLPWIGNYRFTEIKLHNTWKDPEKMQRTHANVMELRNSRMYQPLTQDEITIFKRKKRVKRRAFLFLIYILTHFIFLALLLSLVAVLRPTDSFYYNQFIRDQFSVDLAGVARLEDIYQWLNRVLLPLLHNDPNPTFFPDSSSKILGLPLMRQLRAQPGEITCLPAKKFVAGSLKGEIRCHPEYGIDPEDTKNYSGSWNRVSKRDTDQTAGGFTYRPPEKRWAYSSYGLLHTYGSGGYAFYFFPAEQQFNSTLRLSKLQKGHWLDEKTWSVIVELTTFNADISLLCSVSVIFEVSQLGVVNTSLHAHSFLLAHFNRKYSADSAENYLYLAIFIFFLAYTVDEVYVITQERTAYVQSVYNLLNFALKCIFTLWIVLFFRKHFLAISVVRAYLSNPEDFIPFHAVAQVDYTMRVILGFLVFLTILKTLQYSRVFYDVRLAQRAIQIALPGICHMALVVSVYFFVFMAFGYLVFGQHEWNYSDMIHATQTIFSYCVSAFENTEFFNNRVLGVLFLSCFLLVMICILINLFRAVILSAYEEMKQPVYEEPSEEAEAMTYLCHRLRSAFCCLCFKPRAEDEPRFFINMVYGQPEKKSRRYLGLKTRNINGKKMVYLVV; encoded by the coding sequence ATGAAACGACTGATTTCCTGGGCCGCAGGAATCCCACTGACCACGCTGACCCCAGGCCACAGTGGCCCCCGAACCACGCCCGCCGTGACCCCGGCCCGCGCCCTGGCCGCCCCGCGCCCTGGCCGCCCCGCGCCCTGCACGCCCCGCGCCCTGCACGCCCCGCGCCCTGCACGCCCCGCGCCCTGCACGCCCCGCGCCCTGCACGCCCCGCGCCCTGCACGCCCCGCGCCCTGCACGCCGTGTCCGTTGGCCCTCCGCCCTGCGCCTCCGACGCAGCTCGCACCGGGCGCGGCCATGGGGCCCGGGCCGGCTCTCCTGctcctgggcctgggcctgggcctgggctgtGGGCCCGGCCGCCGGCCTCCGCCCCCGGCTCCCGCGCAGGCGCCCGGCTCGCCGGCCCGAGGCCTCCCCGTCCCGACGCCCGCCTCGGCCGGGCCTGCCCCGTCCGACACCCGGGCCCTCGTCCAGGCGCGGCGCCCGGAGGCCGCGCTCCGCTCGGTCACGGCCCCCCGGGCCCCCGGGGAGCGGGGCGCAGGCTTTGGCGGCCTTGGAGCCGGCCGCGCCCGCGTCAGCCTCCGGGCCCGCGCGGCCCCGGGCGGCGGCATCTTCCTGAGCGGCCGCCGCGGCCTCTGCCTGCCGGCCGGGGGGCCCCCGAGCCTCGCGCCGCGCTGCCTCCGCGCGCACGTCCAGGTGCGCGCCCGCCGCGCCGCCGCTAAcgccgcgcccgcgcccgcgcccgcgccggTGGACCTGCAGCTGTCCGCGCCCGGCGGCCGGCTCTCCCTGCGCTGGCTGTCCCGCCTGCCGCGCTCGCTCGGGCCTCTGGAGTGGACCTTCCGCCTCGGGCTGCTCGGGCCCGCGGCCGCCCAGAGCCGCGCGTTGCCCCGACGGGCTCTGCCCCGCGGCCGGCGCTCCTACCCGGGATTCGTGGCGCGAACCGAGTGTCCCACGGACGGGCCCACCCCGGTCTTCTTAGTAGCTGTCGGCCCGAACAGCTCAGAACCCACTGAGTCCTCCGTGTCCTGTCAGGTATCCGGACCGATGACCTGTAAATTGGACCCCGTGCGGATAAATAGGAACGACGATAAACCGGTGCGACTGACCAGGGACATGGGAGACACCTTCAATGTAACAGTCATCCTCTTCTGTCCAGTCCAAGAGTACTATCGGCGGATGTGGTATATCTATCGTGTGCCTTATGTAGGGGCCGTGCCTGACTGGACTAAACCTATGCAAAAGCCACGGGTCAAGGTAGATAGAAGAGCAACAGTGTTGACTATACTCCCATATTCTTTCACTTGGGGGGTGTATCTGTTTAATTTCTCGGTGGTTGTCACAACGCGGGATCCCCGGGTTCCAGGGCAGAAGGGCTCAGACAGCATCTATGTCGTCATTTTTAGACGTCCCCTGAATGCTGTTATTTCAGGGCCTTCCAACATCACAAGTAACTTCACAGATGGGGTGACTCTCAATGGAAATAAGTCTTCTGATCCAGAGGAAACAGACCCTCTAGAGAAAGAGAGGCTTAAGTTTCTCTGGTACTGTACCACAAACCGAAAAGACTATGATAGACAGAAAATAACAGTGATAAGCAAGAAAGTGTGTCTCCCGGAGCAGGTTGACCTCAAGTGGACATGGGCCTCTGGTCCTATTCTCACCCTTTCTCCAGAAACACTTCAAGGTGGCCGTGTATATTTTTTCAGACTGGTGATCCAGAAGACCGGCAGGTCAGCATTTGCTGATGCAACGCTGCGCGTGCTTCAAGGAGAGCCGGTAGCAAGCATCTCATGTATTGAAAATTGTGACCAGGTTCTGGTTTTATCAGAGAGATTCTCGTTGTCTCTGGATTGCACAGGTTGTACAGCAGGCCGAGATGTCTATCGGTGGTCCATTCTGACGTCTTCAGGTCAGGAGGTGCCATTTGACTGGACGGGGCAAACTTCAACAGGACGGCATGGTGCTTATGTGTCTATAAAAGCTTTTGCTTTCTGGAGTTTCAAGGAAGATAAGTTTTGGATTTCTCTAAATGCAGCAACTTGGAGTGGAGTCACATTGGTCTTAAGGTATCCTTTCATTATTCACCATGTCCCTATAACCATAGACTGCAAAATTGTTCCAGAAAAAGGAATTTCCTTCATTACTCAGTTTGTTGTCATTTGTACTCATTTCAAGCATAAGAACATTGttcttacatataaaataatagttCCTGATGTACATGGTTTTGGTGAAATCAGTTCTTTGAAAGAGAATAACTTTGGATCCATCCTGTATTTGGGGAAGAATTCCACATTgcccccttcctttctccctgttGGTGTGTTGGACAGTCATTATGCCTTGAAAATAATTGCTCAGGCATATAATACCTCTCTGGGAGCTTTTTCCCAGGTGAACTTGTATGCCACTGTGCGGCCTCCCACTGACGTAAAGTCATCAACAACTGTGCTGGAGGAGTTATCCAACTTCACCACGGGACCAAATTCCTCCCTGTCCACTTTGCTTCAACAGCAGGATTTTCTAAATGCAAGTTATTTAATATACGTAGTAGCTTCTGTCATGAATAGCATGAAAACTGACACAAGTCTTCAAGCTGACAAAATTAAACTCCGAGAACACCTTTTCAATCAGACACTCATTCTTCCTATAAACACTTTGGTGAATATTAGCCAAGTGGTTATGGCTGTTACTAAATTAACAGAAAAAACCTCTGAGATCAGCGCATTCTCTCAGAAACTGGCCATAGTGAGGGCTTGGCAAGCAAGCCAAGCCCTCCAAGATAGTCATCAGAGAGATAAGAGCATTTCTTCTGAGCAAATAGAAAGTGTGTGCACTGGAATATTAACAACCTTGTCTAACATCCTGAAACTGCTGGTTCATTATGAAGTGTTCGAGGAGCCTTTCCACGTGGTTGAATCTCTAGCAGACACGGTACTGGCTGTGAAGGTGCCAGAGAATGAGACCACTGCCTTGAGGACCTCCAACTTTAAAATGCATGTCAAGAAAACCGAAAAGTGGAATGTTACCAAGTTCTTCAGCACCCAGAAGCACTGTCAGAATTGTTTTTATCCCACCCTAAATGTGAACAGCGTTGCtagtctgcctgccaacgctCCCATCTCCACGATGTTCTGTGAATTTGCGGATGACCCTTTCCCTTGGCTAAATCATGGGGAAAACATTTTGACCCAGGTGGTTGGATTCCGAATGACAGGAGTCGAGGTCACGGGTGACGTGATTGAGATGCCACCTGATGCAGTGGAAGTGTACCTCATCAGGAAAAACCTGAGCTTTGGAACTTTCAATCTCACGGTGGGACCCAGCTCAGAGCCTTATGCAGCGGATGAGTCATTGGCAAAGACGACAGGGGCGTTCAGCTTTGTTGTGGACAGTGCAGAAGGGAGGGACGTGTTGATCCACATCCTGACAGACGTGTCCGTCTTGTTCACGGTGTCTGTGTATGCGGGCCGTGAGATCACACCCAAGTCTTTTATGACCAGCTACCTGGTGCCCCATAAAATCCCTCCAATTGCCAATGAGAGTGACCTGTTTGACCCGGAGTGTCCGGTGAAGGAGGCCCGAGTGGTCTGCCTCCCGGCGGCCCTGGTGCAGGTCATAGCTCAGCGAACCAGTTCCTCTGAGTGCACCATCGCTGTGGTTCTACAGGCACCTCGTTTCGTCATAAACCCCAATAACAAGTTGGTGAGAATTTCTGTTTTCAGCACTGAATGTTTGGACATGCTTGGGATCCAGAGCGACTGGAGAGAAGACACCTGCGTTGTGGGAGAGAAGACCACTTGGCAAAGAGTGCACTGTATGTGCAAGAACCCACGGCGGGCCAAACGGCAGCTGGATATAATCAAACAGGCCAACCTCCGCCTGCGTACCCACTATTTGACCGCCAACGTGATCGTGGTCCCTAACCCTGTGGATTTACGAGTGGAGGCCGTCAAGAACGTCACCCAAAACCCTGTGACTCTCTTCACGGTACTTCTCATTATGTTGTTGTACTTGATCCTTGCGTTCTGGGCCTTGCACAGAGATGAAACGGACCAGTATCTTAGGGAGCATGTGATAGTTCTCCTTGACAACGACCCGGATGATAATGTGTGTTACCTAGTCACTGTTTTTACAGGAAGCCGCTGTGGTTCTGGCACCAGGGCCAATGTCTTTATCCAGCTGCATGGAACCGAAGGTAGCAGCGATGTGCACTGTTTAAGCCATCCACAATTTACAACTCTCTACCGAGGAAGCATCTGCACTTTCCTCCTAGCGACGCAAAAGGACTTGGGCGACATCCATTCCCTCCGTGTGTGGCACAACAATGAGGGCAGGTCCCCTGAATGGTATTTAAGTAGAATCAAAGTGGAGAATCTGTTCACCAGACACATCTGGCTCTTCATGTGCCGAGAATGGCTTTCTATTGACACATCTCTGGATCGAACCTTTCACGTTACCCCCCCAGATAAGCCTCTCAAGAAAATGGACTTTTTCCTCATAGATTTTAGTTACAAGCTGGGGAGAAGCCACTTGTGGTTCTCCGTTTTTTCTGGTGTCATTTCTACACCGTTCAACAGGCTCCAGAGGCTGTCCTGTTGCTTAGCCATGTTGCTGTCCACGCTTCTGTGTAATATTATGTTCTTCAATCTAGAGAAGGAGAATGAAGGAGAGACACAAGAGCGGAGGTTCACCGAGTTGATTTTGATCGGATTGAAAAGTGCCTTTATTACCCTCCCTGTGCAGCTAGTGATCATATCTTTGTTCATCTATTCCCAGAGGAGACCTCGGGTGACTCTAAGTGAGGTCACTCCTCGGAAACATCCTTTGCAACGGCCAGCAAGTGAGCACTGGGAAGAACGATTGGGAAACTGGCATGCCTATGAAACTGCCAAGGCAAGCTCCCAGGAGCCTGTGTCTAAGAGACATCGTGCAAAGCCCAAGGCTTCTGTCAACGTCACCTCTAAAAGACAGCCCCCGGCCAAGCAAGCAGAAAGCAAGGTCTCTCTCATCAAAAGCAAGGTCTCCCGTACCCAAAGCAAGGTCTCCCGTACCCAAAGCAAAGTCTCCAGAACTCAAAGCAAGGTCTCCAGAGCTCAAAGCAAGGTTTCCGGAAAACAacaccaggtctcccacactcaggaaaaaaatataaacactaaTAACCCAAATattgaagatgatacaaatgtTTCTGAGGAGAAGCagccttcccagaccaggattgTCCTGCCTCGATGGTGTGTTTGCATAGCCTGGGTATTGGTTTTTCTCATCTGCAGTATATCCTCCTTCTTCATCATATTTTATGGACTCAGTTACAGCTACGAAAAGTCAATAGCATGGCTGTTTGCATCATTTTGTGCATTCTTTCTGTCAGTCTTTCTAGTGCAAAtgtctaaaattatatttatctcaGCCTATAGAACAAGTAAGGCCAAATACGGTAAAAACCTTCCGTGGATCGGCAACTACCGCTTCACTGAGATCAAGCTGCATAACACCTGGAAGGATCCAGAAAAAATGCAAAGGACCCATGCAAATGTCATGGAGCTCCGAAACTCGAGAATGTACCAGCCTCTCACTCAAGACGAAATCACGATattcaaaagaaagaagagggtCAAGCGAAGAGCTTTCCTGTTCCTTATTTACATCCTCACTCACTTCATCTTTCTGGCTCTCTTGCTGAGCCTAGTCGCCGTCCTGCGCCCCACTGACAGCTTTTACTATAATCAGTTTATTCGGGACCAGTTCTCTGTGGATCTGGCAGGCGTGGCCAGGCTGGAAGACATCTATCAGTGGCTGAACAGGGTGCTGTTGCCTCTGCTCCACAATGACCCGAATCCCACATTTTTCCCTGACAGCTCCTCTAAAATCCTTGGCCTGCCTCTGATGAGGCAGCTGAGGGCACAACCTGGAGAGATAACATGTCTGCCGGCCAAGAAATTTGTGGCGGGCAGCCTCAAAGGAGAGATTCGCTGTCACCCCGAATATGGCATTGACCCAGAAGACACAAAAAACTACTCTGGGTCATGGAATAGAGTTAGTAAGCGGGACACTGACCAGACGGCCGGAGGGTTTACTTACAGGCCTCCAGAGAAGAGGTGGGCGTACTCTTCCTATGGGCTGCTGCACACCTATGGCTCAGGAGGATACgccttctatttttttccagcaGAGCAGCAGTTTAATTCCACACTGAGGCTCAGCAAGCTCCAGAAAGGCCACTGGCTGGATGAGAAGACCTGGTCTGTGATAGTGGAACTGACCACCTTCAATGCAGACATCAGTCTCCTCTGCAGCGTCTCGGTCATCTTCGAGGTCTCTCAGTTAGGTGTTGTGAACACGAGCCTGCATGCGCACTCCTTCTTGCTCGCTCATTTCAACAGAAAATACTCAGCCGACTCAGCAGAAAACTACCTGTACTTGgccatcttcattttcttccttgccTACACTGTTGACGAGGTTTATGTAATCACACAAGAAAGGACTGCCTACGTGCAAAGTGTATATAATTTGCTCAACTTTGCTCTAAAATGCATCTTTACCTTGTGGATCGTGCTCTTTTTCAGGAAGCACTTCTTGGCCATCAGTGTAGTTCGGGCTTACCTGTCAAATCCCGAGGATTTCATTCCCTTTCACGCAGTGGCTCAAGTGGATTACACCATGAGGGTGATTCtgggtttcctggtgtttctgACGATCCTGAAGACGCTCCAGTATTCCAGGGTCTTTTACGATGTGCGTCTGGCTCAGAGGGCCATCCAGATTGCCCTTCCTGGCATCTGCCACATGGCATTGGTGGTGTCCGTGTATTTCTTTGTCTTCATGGCATTCGGGTACTTGGTGTTCGGGCAGCATGAGTGGAACTACAGTGACATGATCCACGCCACCCAGACCATATTTTCCTACTGTGTCTCAGCTTTTGAGAACACGGAATTTTTCAATAACCGGGTTCTCGGGGTCCTCTTCCTCTCATGTTTCTTGCTGGTGATGATATGCATATTGATCAACTTATTTCGTGCTGTGATTCTGTCTGCCTACGAGGAAATGAAGCAGCCCGTGTATGAGGAGCCCTCAGAAGAGGCGGAAGCCATGACTTATCTGTGTCACCGGCTGAGATCTGCTTTTTGCTGCCTGTGCTTCAAACCCAGGGCAGAAGACGAACCCAGGTTCTTCATCAACATGGTGTACGGGCAGCCGGAGAAGAAGAGCCGCCGCTACCTGGGGCTGAAGACCAGAAACATCAATGGGAAGAAAATGGTTTACCTCGTCGTGTGA